In a single window of the Gemmatimonadota bacterium genome:
- a CDS encoding flavin reductase family protein: protein MDPFEFRQLCGRFATGVTVVTALDSSGVPVGMTANSFASVSLDPPLVSIAIELSASVHEVLLTAPRFAINILESHQEALSRRFASGVADRFEGVGWHRGPDDQVLLDGALAHIICEPLTTLPAGDHTILIGTVVGGSAADHGRPLLYYRGGYADLEPM, encoded by the coding sequence ATGGACCCATTCGAATTCCGACAACTCTGCGGTCGCTTCGCCACCGGTGTCACCGTCGTGACCGCGCTGGACAGCAGCGGCGTGCCGGTGGGAATGACGGCGAACTCGTTTGCGTCGGTGTCGCTCGACCCGCCGCTGGTGTCGATTGCGATTGAACTGAGCGCGTCAGTGCACGAGGTGCTGCTCACCGCGCCGCGCTTCGCCATCAACATCCTCGAGTCGCACCAGGAGGCGCTGTCGCGTCGCTTCGCCAGCGGCGTCGCCGACCGCTTCGAGGGTGTCGGCTGGCATCGTGGCCCCGACGATCAGGTGCTGCTCGATGGGGCGCTCGCGCACATCATCTGTGAACCGTTGACGACGCTTCCGGCGGGCGATCATACCATCTTGATCGGCACGGTCGTCGGCGGGAGTGCTGCCGACCACGGCCGGCCGCTGCTCTACTATCGCGGCGGCTACGCCGATCTCGAGCCGATGTGA
- a CDS encoding SRPBCC family protein: MRIVDRLLIRATPDAVWPHAVMVEQWPAILPHYRFVKRREGAPGGDGIVEMSANRPFGPLQWPTWWLSQMWVNTEAKEIRYRHIGGITTGMDVLWTMTPTAEGLSDVIIVHEWSGPPWSLLRVPAAELVIGPVFVHGIAARTLAGVARAAERAG; this comes from the coding sequence ATGCGCATTGTCGATCGCCTGCTGATTCGCGCCACCCCCGATGCGGTCTGGCCGCACGCCGTCATGGTGGAACAGTGGCCGGCGATCCTGCCGCACTATCGCTTCGTGAAACGCCGCGAAGGCGCGCCCGGCGGCGATGGTATCGTGGAGATGTCGGCGAATCGCCCCTTCGGACCGCTCCAGTGGCCCACCTGGTGGCTGTCGCAGATGTGGGTGAACACCGAGGCCAAAGAGATCCGATATCGCCACATCGGTGGTATCACCACGGGGATGGACGTCCTCTGGACCATGACACCGACTGCCGAAGGATTGAGTGACGTGATAATCGTGCACGAATGGTCCGGCCCGCCCTGGTCGCTGTTGCGCGTGCCGGCGGCCGAGCTGGTGATCGGCCCCGTCTTCGTGCATGGCATCGCCGCGCGCACGCTCGCTGGTGTCGCCCGCGCGGCGGAGCGTGCCGGGTGA
- a CDS encoding sigma-70 family RNA polymerase sigma factor — MSDTLAPAAFEDEALPHLDTLYRVALRLTGDPAAAEDLVQDTMLRALRGWSSFRPGSNARAWLVTILRNQFINGYRSRKRAPQAVDMEAIPEPVDLKDPDPEGRFFRELVDDEVLAAVDALPTDFREVLVLSDMEGLPYADVAEALGIPVGTVKSRLFRARRILQGRLRRYAEETGILPSGGGES, encoded by the coding sequence ATGTCCGATACCCTCGCCCCGGCCGCCTTCGAAGACGAAGCGCTGCCCCATCTCGATACCCTGTATCGAGTGGCCCTCCGGCTCACCGGCGACCCCGCCGCCGCCGAAGATCTGGTGCAGGACACCATGCTGCGCGCCCTCCGCGGGTGGAGCTCCTTCCGCCCCGGCTCGAACGCCCGGGCCTGGCTGGTCACCATTCTGCGCAACCAGTTCATCAACGGCTATCGCAGCCGGAAGCGGGCGCCTCAGGCCGTCGATATGGAAGCGATCCCCGAACCGGTCGACCTCAAGGACCCCGACCCGGAAGGGCGCTTCTTCCGCGAGCTCGTGGACGATGAGGTGCTGGCCGCGGTCGATGCCCTGCCCACCGATTTCCGGGAAGTGCTCGTGCTCAGTGACATGGAAGGCCTCCCCTACGCCGACGTGGCCGAGGCGCTGGGGATCCCGGTGGGAACCGTGAAATCGCGGCTCTTTCGTGCCCGGCGGATCCTTCAGGGGCGTCTCCGACGTTATGCCGAGGAGACGGGGATCCTCCCGTCGGGGGGAGGGGAGTCATGA
- a CDS encoding M24 family metallopeptidase translates to MKGLTAIDRARLTASLEQINADGWLLFDFHGCNPVAQQLLPGGMGTRRVFVWIPREGPMTAIVHRIEMQPFDGFPGTIIPFSRHAELHAALTQVVGGKIAAMEISARDAVPYLDRIPWGVIDLLQSLGVKVVPSARLVTEFVSTWSAAETAEHQTAAELLRDIALKALARAVTLGGTGYSESAMQQEVVRAMEGAGMYLTTHPIVGFGPNAANPHYEPHPGADRTLANDEVILLDLWGGMREGAIFADQTWMGFSGTAVPARVQQVWETVRDARDAAIHTLQALVAAGEPVPGYRGDRAAREVIERAGFGEWFVHRTGHSIDRDLHGSGPHLDDYETHDDRLLLQGSGFSVEPGIYLPGDFGLRSEVNLYWGPSGLVVTPREPQRELVTA, encoded by the coding sequence ATGAAGGGTCTCACCGCAATCGATCGTGCTCGCCTCACGGCATCACTGGAGCAGATCAACGCCGATGGCTGGTTGTTGTTCGACTTCCACGGCTGCAATCCGGTGGCGCAACAGCTCTTGCCCGGTGGGATGGGGACGCGCCGCGTTTTCGTCTGGATCCCGCGCGAGGGGCCGATGACAGCGATTGTGCACCGCATCGAGATGCAGCCGTTCGACGGCTTTCCCGGCACCATCATTCCATTCTCGCGTCACGCCGAATTGCACGCGGCACTCACGCAAGTGGTCGGCGGCAAGATCGCGGCGATGGAAATTTCGGCACGCGATGCGGTGCCGTATCTCGACCGGATTCCGTGGGGGGTGATCGACCTGCTGCAGTCGCTCGGCGTGAAGGTGGTGCCGAGCGCGCGGCTGGTGACCGAGTTCGTGTCGACCTGGTCGGCGGCGGAGACGGCGGAGCACCAGACCGCGGCCGAACTGCTGCGTGACATCGCCCTCAAGGCGCTGGCCCGGGCGGTCACGCTGGGGGGCACCGGCTACAGCGAAAGCGCGATGCAGCAGGAGGTCGTGCGGGCGATGGAGGGGGCGGGGATGTACCTCACGACCCACCCGATCGTGGGGTTCGGGCCGAACGCCGCCAACCCGCATTACGAGCCGCATCCGGGCGCCGATCGCACGCTGGCGAACGATGAGGTCATTCTGCTCGATCTCTGGGGCGGCATGCGCGAGGGGGCGATCTTCGCCGACCAGACGTGGATGGGGTTCAGCGGAACGGCGGTGCCGGCCCGGGTCCAGCAGGTCTGGGAAACGGTCCGCGACGCGCGGGATGCCGCGATCCATACTCTGCAGGCGCTGGTCGCGGCGGGTGAGCCGGTGCCGGGCTATCGCGGCGACCGGGCGGCCCGGGAAGTCATTGAGCGCGCGGGTTTCGGCGAGTGGTTCGTCCATCGGACCGGTCACAGCATCGATCGGGATCTCCACGGCAGTGGACCGCACCTCGACGATTACGAGACCCACGACGACCGGCTCCTGCTGCAGGGAAGCGGTTTTTCGGTCGAACCGGGGATCTATCTGCCAGGTGACTTCGGGTTGCGTAGCGAGGTCAACCTGTACTGGGGCCCGTCAGGACTGGTCGTGACCCCCCGGGAGCCACAACGCGAGCTGGTGACGGCATAG
- a CDS encoding methyltransferase domain-containing protein: protein MTGIALSRIGVEALDDPATDPALVVRMLRDIARANRWFGGTAAVHTGLAWLLTPADQGQTLSLFDVGTGAGDLPRDAAAWAARRGVTLRPCGLERIPAAAALARDNGVPTLLGCASALPLANRSVDVVLVSQVAHHLDDEGIVQLFTECHRVARRGVIIADLRPSRLAAVAFRVGGALLGLHATTVLDGVTSLQRGLTAERLRALAARAHSAPIHLQALPFARILLCWRTSP, encoded by the coding sequence GTGACCGGCATCGCGCTGTCGCGCATCGGGGTGGAAGCACTCGACGACCCCGCCACCGACCCGGCGCTGGTGGTGCGGATGCTGCGCGACATCGCGCGGGCCAATCGCTGGTTTGGCGGCACCGCCGCAGTGCACACGGGCCTCGCGTGGCTGCTCACTCCCGCCGACCAGGGGCAGACCCTCTCGCTCTTCGATGTCGGCACCGGCGCCGGCGATCTCCCGCGCGATGCGGCTGCGTGGGCTGCCCGACGGGGCGTGACGCTGCGACCCTGCGGCCTCGAGCGGATTCCGGCGGCGGCAGCCCTCGCGCGCGACAACGGAGTCCCCACCCTGCTCGGCTGTGCCAGTGCACTACCGCTCGCGAACCGGAGTGTCGATGTCGTGCTGGTGAGCCAGGTTGCGCATCACCTCGACGATGAGGGAATCGTCCAGCTCTTCACCGAGTGCCATCGCGTCGCCCGTCGCGGCGTGATCATCGCCGACCTGCGGCCATCGCGCCTTGCGGCTGTCGCCTTCCGCGTTGGCGGCGCGCTGCTCGGCCTGCACGCGACCACGGTGCTCGACGGCGTGACGTCGCTGCAGCGGGGCTTGACCGCTGAACGACTCCGGGCGCTCGCCGCGCGGGCACATTCGGCACCGATCCACCTCCAGGCGCTCCCCTTCGCCCGGATTCTCCTCTGCTGGCGGACCTCGCCGTGA
- a CDS encoding zf-HC2 domain-containing protein, which yields MSELSFDCQAVLDRLDAYRLGELSASETDAFCAHLAECRKCLCEEKQQQALLERLRATCRNCCPEELRRRVMQACGCKGD from the coding sequence ATGAGCGAGCTGTCTTTCGATTGCCAGGCCGTACTCGATCGCCTGGATGCCTACCGCCTCGGCGAGCTGAGCGCGTCGGAAACCGACGCCTTCTGCGCCCACCTGGCCGAGTGTCGCAAGTGCCTCTGCGAGGAGAAACAGCAGCAGGCGCTGCTCGAACGGCTCCGCGCCACCTGCCGCAACTGCTGCCCGGAAGAACTCCGGCGCCGCGTGATGCAGGCGTGTGGCTGCAAGGGTGACTGA
- a CDS encoding FAD-dependent oxidoreductase translates to MTDVFDVLVVGGGPAGSATALRLARANRRVLLLDKAVFPREKVCSEYLSPESVRHLDLLGVLTTLDQHHTSAPLVGTNVTAAYGAALSGRFAEAGGAPFRATGISLPRRVLDATLLDAAGAAGVTVMERQQVVDLVRGRDGVCGVQLRDEGGQLSTAMARVVVGADGLGSVVARRTGLRRQGWLKRMAFVAHVTDVPGLGGAADMHVSRDGYVGLNPMGDGVTNVALVVSAKAAAGARGDATTFFLEALERFPGIRGRIHRERIVREVMVTGPFDAMSRRSVTDGALLVGDAADFFDPFTGEGICAALAGAELAAGVLDEVLASDTPLTAARLAHYRTLRRQRFLGKWIVERLIGYSMLTPALFDRAVGRLERRGMADTLIGVTGDFVSPWRVLNPGFLTRMLV, encoded by the coding sequence GTGACTGACGTGTTCGATGTGCTGGTGGTGGGCGGTGGTCCGGCGGGAAGTGCGACGGCACTCCGGCTCGCGCGCGCCAACCGGCGCGTGCTGCTGCTCGACAAGGCCGTCTTCCCGCGCGAAAAAGTCTGCTCCGAGTATCTCTCCCCCGAAAGCGTGCGCCATCTCGATCTGCTCGGCGTGCTCACCACGCTCGATCAGCATCACACCTCGGCTCCTCTCGTCGGCACCAACGTCACGGCCGCCTACGGCGCGGCACTCAGTGGCCGCTTCGCCGAGGCGGGTGGCGCACCGTTCCGGGCCACCGGGATTTCGCTGCCGCGCCGCGTGCTCGATGCGACGCTGCTCGACGCGGCAGGCGCGGCTGGCGTCACGGTGATGGAGCGACAGCAGGTCGTGGATCTGGTCCGCGGTCGCGACGGTGTTTGCGGTGTGCAACTGCGCGACGAAGGGGGCCAGCTGTCGACCGCGATGGCACGTGTGGTGGTGGGCGCCGACGGCCTCGGCAGCGTGGTCGCCCGGCGCACCGGTCTCCGGCGTCAGGGCTGGCTCAAGCGGATGGCGTTCGTCGCGCACGTGACGGATGTGCCCGGACTGGGTGGTGCGGCAGATATGCACGTGAGTCGCGATGGCTATGTCGGACTCAATCCTATGGGCGATGGCGTGACCAATGTGGCGCTGGTTGTTTCTGCGAAGGCCGCGGCAGGAGCACGGGGTGATGCCACGACATTCTTCCTCGAGGCGCTCGAGCGTTTCCCCGGAATTCGTGGCCGGATTCATCGCGAGCGGATCGTGCGCGAAGTGATGGTCACCGGACCGTTCGATGCGATGTCGCGGCGCAGCGTGACCGATGGCGCGCTGCTGGTGGGCGATGCCGCAGATTTTTTCGATCCCTTCACCGGCGAAGGGATCTGTGCCGCGCTCGCCGGAGCCGAGCTGGCCGCGGGCGTGCTCGATGAAGTACTCGCAAGCGATACGCCGCTGACCGCCGCACGACTCGCGCACTATCGCACCCTGCGTCGCCAGCGCTTTCTCGGCAAGTGGATCGTCGAGCGGCTGATTGGCTATTCGATGCTCACGCCGGCGCTCTTCGATCGCGCAGTGGGTCGGCTTGAGCGTCGCGGGATGGCGGACACGCTGATCGGTGTGACGGGAGATTTCGTTTCGCCGTGGCGGGTGCTGAATCCGGGTTTCTTGACGAGGATGCTGGTTTGA